Part of the Toxotes jaculatrix isolate fToxJac2 chromosome 1, fToxJac2.pri, whole genome shotgun sequence genome, ATGACTAGATGACTGATAGCACTTTGGTTCTCAAGGGTTTAGACAAAAGCTGTGGAGGGCCCCCGGATGTGTGAAGTAGATTCACATGCTTGTCATTACACAAACTCATGATGTATAAACAATTGTACCTTACACTCCATTTTGTGATGGGGGTATGTCATAGAAACGGTTTGAAACTTGAAAGTTTTTCAGGTACTGTATACACTGCACACTGAACATAAGTACACGTCTTGAGAGCTGTGCACTATGTTAGTTCAGACAACTCTGATAACAAAGACAGATGATGTCTGGgacatttcctctgtctctcccttacATAGCTTGATTTAAAGAGGtttgagtgatttttttttaaagatattgAAATATTGTAGATACCTAAATACCTACTTGTAATGatacaaactttttaaaaagcagttgCAATTGTTCTGTACTCTGTTAAAACAACAGTCTTAAGTCTTCAAAATGATTGTATTTCAAACATTGCCATCTAGTGGCTAAACTGCACCATTTAATAACATCAAAtgaaatctaaaataaaaaataaacacatacaacatttgtaaaaaaaaaaaaaaatgcacttcaCAGCCATTCTGTTACATTACTTTCACACAAATCAAGGGACACATCTTTGTCCTTAAAACAGAATATTGCTCAGTAGTTGTCCATGGTGTGTTTCTTCAGTATATCTCAgcagaaaaatgtttaacttgCATCGCCATCCACTTCTATCCTCTCATCATTCTGAACATCTTCCTTGCTTCCCTTTACATTCTTTGCACACGTCCAGTCTTCTGTCTCGATGTACTCCTGGTGCTGCTTCATGTCAGGGCTCTGAGAgcaactcctcctccttttcacagagtgaatgaaaaaaaattagatatCAGATATTGGGTCTATAAAGCATCATTTAACCAAccaaaaatatgtgtatttagATCTAAGAATTATGTGTAGTACTTTCATATGGAAAACCACTCACAATTTTAGATATACAAGAAAGATTATTGCAATAAGGAGAAGGGCACAGGTTGAGGTGATGAGCATAACCTTTACTGGAACAATAaaacatgagaggaaaaaagacattagtcacacaaaacaaaaataacatccaTACACATATGATTGAAGATCTTTActtgtattttacaagtaaagattttattttacttacacgttacacgtttttttttaattgctgcaTTGCATTTTCTGTACAATATAAAAAGAATATGAGAAGTTGCTCCACAGCATTAATTCTGATATGAACAAGATTCGCATACCTCCTGCAGAGCCTTGTGCACTGCCGACGAAGCGGGCTGGTTCTATCTCATTGTCTATGGTTTTAGGAGCTGTGGAGGAAGATGaatgaggggaggaggaagacaaatgtTGTGCTGTCTGGGTGGAGTATGTCTGCCCTGAGTAATCCTTGCTGCTTAGACGGCTGTCAGTGGTTGTATCCTTCAGTTGTATCGCCGcatctgtgtgtacatgaaagccaaaaaaaaaaaaagcatttctgtacaatttattactttttcatttgttttaatgttgatACTGAGGCAAAATTTCTGCCTCCCATTTGCCACTATGTACTAATACTGATGTCCGAGTGCAGCTGTACTgattttaagtatttatttcaaaatcctgttaaataaacataaCACAACTGTGGTTGTGGTCTCATTAATTTTGGAGCAAAGTagttttacataaaaatgtTCTGTAAATGCAGCTAAATCTACATTCAGTTTGTATTAATTCACACTAACCTGAATTAATACCTTTTATTATACCCCAGCttttaatcagatttattttttgtttaaataacaaAAAGCCTGGACTGTGTTGAGAACAGTATGTATGATATCTTCAGATAACTGTGTGAAATGTAAAGCACTAGAGGAAAATGTACAAAGTTTCATACCTGATTCATTGAAGCAAAACACATCAAACTTTTGTGTCACAGAGGCTCGCCATGTCACCAAGCCTGTTTGGCTTTGGCCACAATTAAAGAGTGCCTTGATGCGGGGAATGACTGCAAAATGTTCATCGATCCATCCAaacctaaacaaaacaaaacaaaacaaaacaaaacatgatatCAGTCACTTTTCATTGAACTCTGAGCTGATCTTGTGCATTTCTTCTGTACTCTTACCTGCATGTTTCTAAACCTCTACTGAGAGCTTCCTGTACTTGTGCTTTTGAGGCAATGTTCACTCCGAGGGACAAGCAGAGGCTCCGAGCTTCAGAGGCATTGAAGGCATACTGTGGCTGGTTGAAGCCATTTAAAAGGCTAACCTGGAATACTCCAGCAATACTTTGGTTCGCTGCTGGGTAAACTGGAAACAGCATATACAACATTTTTAGCTTTAGGTTTACTATATTTGCAGAAACAGTCATGTGATGaaacaatacatttttcagTTGATCACAGCAGTTTTGTACAGGCAGTAAAATGGATGGTGGAAATATACAAATTGACAAATGTTAAATCATCTGGAATTACTTACCTCTGATGTGGCTTGTGTCAATATTTTGACCAGAGATGACTGAAGTAATTGACAACACTGATGTGAAGCAAAGCAAAATCATATTCATGACCAGTCAGGGTAGAGACAGATGAATGCTGGGGATGGCAAGTGTTGCAGggtttatgtgtctgtgagcCAAACGACAGGGTTAAATAGAGGTGATTCTGTTCACTGGGGCCTGTGGACTCTGTCATTGCCAGAAAgtaaaggaaaaggaagaaggaagtACTGCACATAGGTCAGATTAAGAGGCATCATATGTCCTAAGAGCTGGGCCcaggagaaaaagagataaaactAATATgtcaacaggagacaaagcgAGAGAAAATTCTGTGGGAGACAGGTTATCAGAGGAACCTTTGATTTAAGTGCCGTCATAGAGTTTTGCGAACTCAGCtttttgcagtatttttaaGACACAGTTTCAACACAGGGAATAATGAGTTGCCGTAATCTTAACACTTATTAATTATGTGTTactgacacaaaaataaaaaaaggatatTGAACTGCCCCAGTAAAGGGCTTTTTACAGTGTAGAGTGGATTAATGTTTCAggaataattaaataatttaaagagaaatgtttttttgaatTAAACAAGTACTCTCAGTTAAGTTCTCAAGTAATACATTTCTTGGATATAAGTGAAAATACAGTTTGTAAAATAATATGTGAATAAAGCCTGTCCTCACAGAGTAACTGATTTGCGCTGTCACTGACATCTGCCTGTGGGCGCCCTGTCCAAATGATTTCCTCCTTTGGGACATTACTCAGTCATGAACATTCTTATGATCTTTAGTATCCTCTGATGAGCTTTTGGCACACGACGACATCCCACTTCCACAAAAACATCTCTCCACAAGCCCCGACAGCAGGAAATGACGCAAAGCGAGCTGATGTACACGCAGTCGTGTTTTTGTCAGATACAAGGTGTCAATGAGGTGTGTGGGCACAATAAATGACTTTCTGGAGCTATGGAAAAAGACAGATATTTAACTTCTGTGGggtttgtgtgtcagtggggTCACATTAAGACCTTATACGGTTAAATTACAGCACACTGAATGTTTCTTTAGaaaataggcctttttcacagcagacattttaacttgttacagcaggaaaagcaaaggTCTACTGCTAACATTATTGATGGCTTTGCTCCGTTCAAGTATCCCAGTAACCCataacagtgtgacagtgaaccaGCATGAACAATCCTGGGACTGTGAAACCGaggcagctaaatggaattcagccattcattttattatttacagctGTGCTTTTCCAACCAACATGTCAAATTGTCTTCAATGAAAAAGGCCAATTGATTACATAATTCAAAGGAATTCTATTTGCTTATTTCTTGTTGAAAGTTATATAACAAAATTGATACCACACAGTTAGCTTATGGCTTATAGTTAGCAGGAGTTGCTGCTAGCAACTTCACGTTAACAACAAGACTCCAGCTTTTGGTTTTTACTGTTCTGTTTTCGTTTAGATAGAGTGATTACAGGACTAAAGTGCTTTGGTAGCACCTCCTATTTGTCACTATGGAAATGACAACTGAATACTTTCAGGCACCTTTATTTAAAGGTGAAGTGGcagagcataaaatccacaaagaacaaacaacacaggCAGGCACACATGTGCAAAGAAGGTAAAAATAAGTCTCATGCCATCTAAACAGTGCTCTCATACAAGAAGAAAATCTCTCAGTGCTCTGAAGACACAATCCAAAATGGCACAAACGAGAACCATCAACTGCAAAATATTGCACTTAAGGAACTACTTTGGAATGTGCTTATATTAAAGTCTTTAAATACACATTATAGAAcctaaaaaacaaataaaaacaatcctTTAATTTCTATATCTTTAAATATGAATTCAGAATTTCTCAGGGTCTCTATTATCTATTGGACCTGAGAGATTATACTTTAACATTAGAGTGTAGATAAATATAcacaatttttttctactgtagAATTTAATGGAAAGTGCCATATTCATCATCCAAATAACCAGAACTTCATTATGTATGCACCTAatttaaatacatatatattttttaatcacACTATATAATTGGTCCCTAAACAAAATGATCTTTTTTATCGCTGCAGCAAACAATGTGTCGACTTTTCAATCCAAACAAAATCATAACTTAATGCTGTTAACCATGACAAAGGCAACATTATCCATAAAGCCTCCCAGAACGTCTCTGACCCTTCAGAGTCAGGGTCATGGATTCAAGTGAGTCCAAGTGTGATGATATGGTAAATCAACAGAGACgaagacagacagcagcctcTGTTATTTTGTAGTGGGGTTCTTTGGTTGTGCTACTACACTCAGTCCAATGATCTTTATCTCGCCTAGCACAAAGTCCTTCTCTCCTTACGTGTCCTCGCGTCTGTTGTAGTAATCACTGaagaatgtaaaaatactgataaCCAGACACATCACCACAAAGAGTGTCAGGGCGATCCAGAGAAGTCGCCTACTCAAGGAAATCGTGGGAGAAAACCGACCAAGAACAACCAGgacctcctccatcctcctgtgAAGACAAGGACggacatattttcacatttgacgctcatttgctttcttgatgAGAGTTAGACACTCCCATGTTAGCTCAGTAAATAGGAAGCTACGCCAGCAGTCATTTCGCTTAGCTGAGCACACTGATTGCCGCACTTTTATGAGGAGGTTATGTGCCAGACTATGTCTTGGCCAGGCGTAGTAGCTTCCTGATGTCTCCATGAGGTTGAGAAGTAAAAGTACATGATGCCTGTAAGACCACAGTGTGTTGTTTACACTTCAATtcttttttacagtttaaacaaacaaaatataacatgttaattcgTGCTTTAGAGGTAATGATAGGCAgattttattacctttggacagagccagacaagATGTTTCCCTCCCAGCTCTCGACAATAAAGGGAATAAGCATCAAATTATTGCAGTTGAAGGCAGATTCAGT contains:
- the lyve1a gene encoding lymphatic vessel endothelial hyaluronic acid receptor 1a isoform X2; this encodes MNMILLCFTSVLSITSVISGQNIDTSHIRVYPAANQSIAGVFQVSLLNGFNQPQYAFNASEARSLCLSLGVNIASKAQVQEALSRGLETCRFGWIDEHFAVIPRIKALFNCGQSQTGLVTWRASVTQKFDVFCFNESDAAIQLKDTTTDSRLSSKDYSGQTYSTQTAQHLSSSSPHSSSSTAPKTIDNEIEPARFVGSAQGSAGGYAHHLNLCPSPYCNNLSCISKIEEELLSEP
- the lyve1a gene encoding lymphatic vessel endothelial hyaluronic acid receptor 1a isoform X1 produces the protein MNMILLCFTSVLSITSVISGQNIDTSHIRVYPAANQSIAGVFQVSLLNGFNQPQYAFNASEARSLCLSLGVNIASKAQVQEALSRGLETCRFGWIDEHFAVIPRIKALFNCGQSQTGLVTWRASVTQKFDVFCFNESDAAIQLKDTTTDSRLSSKDYSGQTYSTQTAQHLSSSSPHSSSSTAPKTIDNEIEPARFVGSAQGSAGVKVMLITSTCALLLIAIIFLVYLKLRRSCSQSPDMKQHQEYIETEDWTCAKNVKGSKEDVQNDERIEVDGDAS